The following coding sequences are from one Arachis hypogaea cultivar Tifrunner chromosome 7, arahy.Tifrunner.gnm2.J5K5, whole genome shotgun sequence window:
- the LOC140174537 gene encoding probable amino acid permease 7, with protein sequence MEQLSEKKGYVEGSIEGISSRSRTEKLWLVAQALGDISYSYPFSTILLEIQDTLKSPPPENQTMKKASVISVAITTFFYLGCGGAGYAAFGNDTPGNLLTGFGSSKYYWLVNFANVCIVVHLVGAYQVYSQPLFAIVENWFAFNTRIVNFVNHSYFLKLSFLPNFSLNFLRLSFFVILDFHYFLISSSEIIFEEEEAAEYEEEKEKEF encoded by the exons ATGGAG CAACTCTCAG AAAAAAAAGGATATGTTGAAGGTAGCATTGAAGGAATCAGTAGCAGGAGTAGAACTGAAAAGTTATGGCTTGTTGCTCAAGCACTTGGTGACATATCATATTCCTATCCGTTCTCAACAATTCTCTTGGAAATTCAG GATACTCTGAAGTCGCCTCCACCGGAAAACCAAACTATGAAGAAGGCCTCTGTGATATCGGTCGCAATCACAACGTTCTTCTACCTTGGCTGTGGAGGAGCTGGATATGCAGCCTTTGGTAATGACACACCAGGAAACCTCTTAACAGGTTTTGGATCCTCCAAGTATTATTGGCTTGTTAACTTTGCCAATGTTTGTATTGTGGTTCACCTTGTTGGTGCATATCAG GTGTATAGTCAGCCACTTTTCGCCATTGTTGAGAATTGGTTCGCTTTCAATACCCGGATAGTGAATTTTGTGAATCACTCGTATTTCTTGAAACTGTCATTTTTACCGAATTTCTCACTGAATTTTCTAAGGctttcttttttcgttattcttgatttccattattttttgatatcaagctctgaaatcatttttgaagaagaagaagcagcagaatatgaggaggagaaagagaaagagttctga